ACTATCCTGCGCAAGGGCAAGGTCGTGGCAACCGTCGAAACCGCCGGCAGCACGGCGGAGGCAATCACCGCGCTGATGGTCGGACACAGGGTGACCAAGCATGTCCGCGACCGGTCAGTTACGCCGGCCGGCGATTTCCTGTCCGTGCGCAATGTCTGCGCAAAGGGCGACTGGAGCGAGGACGTGCTGAAGGATGTCAGCTTCGACATCGCCAGGCATGAAGTCCTTGGCCTGGCCGGCGTCGCCGGCAACGGCCAGAAGGAGCTGTTCGAAGTTCTGATGGGCGTGCGTGCGGCGAGTTCGGGCGGGTTTTCGCTCGATGGCGAGGTGATCGTAGCGCCCACATCACGGGAAATGCTCGACCGCGGCGTCGGTTTCGTGCCCGACGACCGCTTTCTCGAAGGGCTGATCCCGGAATTTGGCACGGCCGAGAACCTTGTGCTTGGCTGGCAGCGTGCGCCGGAGTATGGCCGTGGGCCGTTTCTCGACCGGCGCAAGCTCGGCCTGCTCGCCCGCAAGAAGATCGAGGAATTCAAGGTGGTGACGGCGTCGGCCGAGCTGCCGGTCGAGAGGCTGTCGGGTGGCAATGCGCAACGCGTCATCCTGGCGCGCGAATTCCTGCATGCGCGCGGGCTTCTGCTCGCCAACCAGCCGACGCGCGGGCTCGACGTTGCGGCTTCCGAGTTCGTCTACGAAAAGATTCTGGAAAAGCGCGCAGCGGGTTTTGCCGTGCTCTTGGCCTCGGAGGAACTCGACGACCTGCTGCGCCTTTGCGACCGCATCGCAGTGATCTTCAAGGGCCGGATCATGGGCATCGTGCGCCCAGAGGAAACCTCGTTGCTCGACCTCGGAATGATGATGGCGGGAGACGCCAAAGAGCCTGAACGGACAGTCCAATGATCTCAGTTCAACGACGCTCGGGCAGCAGCCTGGGCTGGAATGTCGCCTGCTACTCCACGGCGATGTTATGCGCCTTTCTGACGTCGGCCGCCTTGCTGGCCTTTTCGGGCGGCGACCCGGCGAAAGCGTTTTCTGCGCTGCTAACTGGTGCCTTCGGCAGCCAGAACGCGCTCTACGGCTCGTTGGCAAAAGCGACGCCGCTGTTGCTTGTCGGGCTCGGAACGGTCATCGCCTTCCGCGCCAAGATATGGAACATCGGCCAGGAGGGGCAGGTTTTCGCCGGTGCGATGGCGGCCTACTGGATGAGCCTTTGGGTGGCGCCGTTGCCCTATTGGCTGGCGTGGCTGCTGATTGCCATTGCCGGCCTTGTCGGTGGTGGCGTGCTCGGCCTGCTGGCCGGTTACCTCAAGGTCCGTTTCGGCACGAGCGAGGTCATCTCGACCGTGATGCTGAATTATATCGTCATCTACGTCCTCGCCTATCTTCTGGATGGTGGCCCGTGGATGGAGAGTGGCCTTACCGTTGCCTATCACCAGTCGTCGCCGGTCAATCCGCTGCTCGAATGGCCGATCCTGTTCGGCCAGGGCTCCGGCAAGATGCATATCGGCTTCATTCTGGCGCTCGCCGCCGCCGCTTTCTGTGCCGTGCTCCTGGAGCGCACGTCGCTCGGCTATGAGATCCGCGCCTTTGGCTCCAACCCGACCGCGCTACGCTTCCGCGGCACCGACATCCGGCGGCTTTTGTTGGTCGTGATGCTGTTGTCGGGTGCCCTTGCGGGACTGGCCGGGGCAGGCGAGTTGTTCGGCACCTCGCACCGGCTGCGCGCCGAAACCCTGCTTGGCATCGGCAGTTCCGGCATCGTCGTTGCCATGGTCGGTGGCCTTCGCCCGAGCGGCGTGATGCTGGCCGCCCTGTTCTTCGGTGCGCTGAAGAGCGGCGCCATCTACATGCGACTGAAAAGCGGAACGCCGGCCGGCCTGGTCTCGGCGATGGAAGGGCTGGTGCTGCTGTTCTTCCTCTGTGCCGCAGTCGCGACAAAACTTCAGTTGGTGCGCGTCGAGGAGAAGGTCCATGCTTGAGCTGCTGCAAGGTCCGCTGCTGATCAGCATCCTGGCCGGCATGGTGCGGATCGCCACGCCGCTTTTGTTCTCGGCCATGGGTGAACTGGTCACGCAGCGCGCCGGCATCTGGAACATTTCGGTCGAGGGCACAATGCTGCTCGGCGCCGTGGTCGCCTATGTCGTCGCCTCGACCACCGGGTCGCCGTGGCTGGCGCTGCTTGCCGCCGTGCTTGCCTGTGCCCTTATCAGCCTGATCATGTCGTTCGTCACCATCGTCCTGAAGGCGGAACAGTTCGTCGCCGGCCTGGCGTTGAACCTCCTGGCTACAGGGCTCACCCTGTTCTGGTTTCAGACCTATGTCATCGGCCGCGAGCCGCCGAAGTTCGCTGGCTTCGATCAGGTCGACATTCCTCTGCTATCGGATATTCCGTTCCTCGGTCCGATCCTGTTCTCGCAGCGGCTGTTGACCTACGTCGCGTTTGTGCTGCCGGTCGCTGTATGGTTCTTCCTCTATCGTACCAAATTCGGCCTTGAGATCCGCTGCGTCGGCGAGAACCCCAAGGCGCTCGACGTCAAGGGCCTGAGCGTCGGTTGGCGCCAGTGCCTGGCGACCATGTTCGGCAGCCTGATGTCCGGCTTCGGCGGTGCCTTCCTGATGCTCGGCTATTCCGACCGCTTTGTGCCCGACCTTATCGCCGGCCGCGGCTGGTTGGTCGTCGTTGCCATCATCGCGGGCAACTGGATGCCGTTCCGCGTGGTCGGCGCGATCTTTATCTTCGCATTGCTAGAAGCGATCGCGATCCATGCCCAGGTGGTCGGGGTGTCGATCCCGCACCATTTCTTCCTGATCCTGCCCTATGTCGCCTCGCTGGTCCTGCTCGCCGGCCTCAGGTCGCGCACCCATCAACCGGAAGCGCTTGGCGTGCCCTACAGCCGCGAGTGAGCTGCTTATTGCCCAAGTCGGCGAGCCGGCAGCCGGGCCGCCTCGCAGTTCTCTTGGCATCCGCCAGGCCTTGCCACGGCGTCGTGATCCGCGTCCTGTCTTGACGCTCCACTCCCGCATTCTGTGGCTAGGAAAGTGCCCCGCAGGCCTCGCGTATGTGGTCGGCGCTTCGCATGATGTCGGCGATGGCCTCGGCATAGCCGAACGGCCTGGTGCCACGCATGATGTCGCAGGCTGTTCCTGATGCAATGCGTGCCTGAAAGGCCATCATCATCGACGTGTAGGCAGCGTATTCGGTCAGCGTGAGGTCGGGGTGGGCGGAAAGCCAGCTCTCGTCGTGGATTTCGAGCAGGCGGGCGGCATAAGGCTTCTCCCTCTCCTCTGACGGCTCCTCGTTCTCGATCGTCAGGTTGACGTCGGGATTGGCGGCAAGGACGATGGCTAGCACCGCGCGGAAGTCGATCACGCCCTGTCCGCAGGGCCGGAACTGCATCAGTGCGCCCCCCTCTGCCGGCACGACGGCAGCGTCCTTCAGATGGGTCTGGCGCACGTAGGGCGCGACGCGCCTGGCCGCCATCACCGGGTGCTCACATCGCTGCAGGCCATTGGAGGAATCATAGACGACGCCGAGCGCATCGGTGCCGAAGGTTTCGAGCAGTCGCAGGATCTCGAAGCTGGTGATCTCCTCGTGGGTCTCGATGTTGATGTGAATGCCCAGGTCGAGCGCGATAGGGACGAGTTTGCCGAGGAACTTCTCGATGGCGACCATCTGGTCGTCCCAACTCACGTCGGTGCGGAAGCGGTCAACCGACCATCGACGTGGATAGATACCTTTCGAACTGGCCGTGCCGACCCAGAGCTCCCTGCAGTCGATCTCGGCGCAGATCTCCATCATGCGGCGGAAACCGAGCAGGATGTCGCCATCGCCGATCTGCCGCAGTTCAGGCGTCTCGGGCGTGGCATAGGGATTGATCTTGCCGAGCCCGGTTTCAAGATACATGCCCAGCTCATCCGACCGCTGCCGGATCGCCCGGAGCTCGCCGCTGTCGAGCGACGGGCTCATCTCCAGCACCGTGCGGAAGAATGTTCCTTCCAGCCCCAGTTCGGCTGCATGCTCGATGCTGCCTATCGGTCCTCTCTTACGGGCTTCAGGAATCTTGCGGCCATCAATACCCAGGCGCATGGAAAGCTCCTTTGGAATGCATTAATTGAAACGGAGGTTCCCCGGCCACCGGGCATGAGGCCGAGGTGAAGTTCCTGGGCCCTAGCGGATGCCTGAGGTCATGAGACCGCGCACATAGTGGCGCTGCAGGACGATGGCCATGACGATCAGCGGCACGGTCACGAAGGTCAGGCCGGCGAACAGGGGGCCGTCGAGCGAGTAATTCGGCGAGCCCTTGAGGCCGGCGAGCATGACCTGGACGATCTGCTTGTTGGGATCCTGCATGATCACCAGCGGCCACAGATAGGCATTCCACGACCAGATGAACTGGATCAGGACTAGTGTCGCCAGCGCAGGCTTCACATTGGGCATGGCGATGCGCCAGAAGATACGCCAGGTGCCGGCACCATCGACGCGGGCCGCGTCGTCGAGCTCGGTGGGGATCTGCATGAAGCTCTGCCGCATCAGGTAGATGCCGAACGGCTGGGCGGCAAAGGGCAGGAACAGTGCCGGATAGGTCGAGGTCAGGCCCATGGCCGAAACCACCTGATAGAGAGGAACCAGAATCACCTCCAGTGGGATGAAGGCGGTCAACAGCGTCAGGGCGAACAGCACTTCCCGCCCGGGAAAACGCAACCGGGCGAAAGCGTATCCGGCCAGGGTCGAGGTGATGACCACGAGGATCACCTGCCCGCCGCTCGCCAGGGCGGTGTTGAAGAGGTGGCGGCCGAAATTCATATCGGTGAAAAGCGCCGCGTAGTTCTCCAGCGTCGGCTCGGGCGGGAAGAAGCTCCAGAGCGACAGTGGATAGCGTGTGGCGATCACTGAGGCGGTGGACTTGAACGATGTCAGAGCCGCCCAGACGACGGGAAAGGCAAACACGAAGGCGATGACCAGGAGACTGAGCGTACCGATCAGCTTGACCGGGTCGCGCGCGGTCGGTGTCGATGTGGCGGCTGCCGGAATTGCCGCCAGCTGGACCTCAGCGTTGACGTTTTCTGCCATCACTGCCTCCTGCCGTTCGGGTCGCGGATCATATAGGCTTGCAGAACCGTGATCCCGATGAGGACAATCATCATGAACATCACGCTGGCCGAGGCAGTGCCCGGCGACGAGAACTCGAACGCCTGCGCGTAGGAATAGAATGGAAGGTTGGTGGTCTGGCCGTTCGGTCCGCCCTGAGTCAGGAGGATGATGGGCGTAAACAGCCGTGCTGCTGCCACCGTAACCATGAAGATGGCCAGGATGATGCTGGGCCGAAGCAATGGCAGCGTAATGCGCCGGAAGATGCGCCACGAGCTGGCGCCGTCGAGCGCGGCGGCTTCCATCACCTGCGGCGAGATCGCCTGCAGACCACCGAGGAAGATCAGCATGGGCAGGCCGACATCCTTCCAGGCCGTCATCACGACGATGGAGACAATGGCATAGGGACCGGAGGTCAAGAACGGTTGCTCAGGCAGGCCGACCGCCTTCAGGATCGCGTCGAAGAGGCCGGTGCCCGGCTCATAGAGCTGCCCCCAGATGAGCGCGGCCACGGCTTCGGACGAAGCCAGCGCGCCGAGAATGGCGGCGCGGGCCAGCATCGTGCCGCGCATGCGCTTGTCGAGGAGGATGGCAAGCCCTAACGCCATCGGGACGACCACCACTATCATCAGGACGATATAGACCAGCGTTATCAGCATGGCATTGACGAACACATGATCGGCGAAGATCTGGGTGAAATTGTCCCAGCCGGCCCAACCATTAGGACGCTTGGTGAAAGCGTTGAAGGTGCGGAAGCTGTTGAGCACCGCCGACACCAGCGGCCAGAACTGAAACAGCCCCAATCCCAGGAGCACCGGAAAAACCATCACCGGACCGGCGAATATTTCGCCCCGCCGGGTGGGGTCAGGGATCCACAATCCTTTGAACATTGGCCAGGCCTTTTCGGAATGAAGTTCATGCCCTCCCTCGCGACGTGACGTGGCGAGGGAGGTGAGCGGCTGTCCCGAGGGAGGTTGGGTGCCGCTCTAGCGGTACTTGGCGAGCAGGCGGTCGATCTGAGCCGCAGTGGTGTGGAGGCGCTCTTCCACGTCGACGCCGAGCGCGATGTCCTTGACCGCCGGATTGACGGCATTGACGTAGTCCAGCCAGCCGACGGACTTGGGCGAGCCGTAAGCACGCTCGCCTACCTTGGCGCAGAGGATAGCCACCGGGTCGGTCTGGTAGGCCGGAGATTCATCGGTCAGCGATTTGCGCGACGGCATCGAGCCGCGCACCTCGTAGAAGGCTCGGCGGTTGGTGTCGTTGAGCAGGAAGGCTAGCAATGCCGCGGCTTCCGGGACGTGCTCGCTGCCCGAATAGATGAAGGGGGCATCGGCGACGCTGGAGGCGAAGGGAATCTTGCCGCGGATCGGCGGGGAAACGCCCCAGTCGAAAGGTGCGCCGTTCTTGCGGAAGGTGTTGGCGAAAGCCATGGACGAGAAGTCGATGGCCGCAGCACCGCCCTTGTAGTGATCGGCCACGATGCCCTTGGGCGAAAGCCCTTCGGAGAACAGCGCCTGGTAGTTCTTCATGCCCTGGATGGCTTCGGGCGTATCGAGATAGCCCGACGCGGTCAGTCCGTCCTCGGAAATGCCAGCAAAGGTCTTGTAGAGCGTCGAATCCTTGGGTGCAGAGGGATCCCCCATCATGCGCACCCACATGCCTTCCATCTGCGAATAATTCGAGCCCGGCCCGCGATTGCCGAAACGCGAGGACGCCATGCCGAAGGTCGCCTGGTCGCCGTCCTTACGCAGCTTCCCGGTGATGGCGCGCAAGGCGTCGAGCATCTGGTCAGCTGTCCAGCCGCCGTCCACGTCGGTAACCTCAGGTGGGGTGTTCACGCCGGCCCGCTTGAAGATGTCGCGGTTGAAATAGACGAAGCAGGAGTTCGATTCCCAGGCCAGGCACATGACCTTGCCGTCGATCGTGGCAGCCTCCCGCATGGCGGGATAGATATCCTGGATGAAGTCTTGCGAGAAATAGTCGTTGAGCGGCACGGCGATCTCGCCGGCGGCATAGACCGGGGCCAGTTCGGTGCTGCCCATCATGATGTCGGGGGCAGAGCCCGAGGCGACATAGAGCTGGACCTTCTTGGCGAGGTCGCCATAGGGCACGCGCTCTTCTTCGATGGTGATGTTGGGATAGGCTTCGTTGAAGGCTTTGTAGGCGGCCGCGATCGGGGCATTGATCTCGGGCGAGAACTCCTGACGCATCACTTTGATGGTGATCGGGGCATCGGTAAGTTCGGGTCCGGTATAGCCGCCGAGGTCGAGCTTGTATTTGCCCGGATTGGTCCCAGGTCCGCTCGCGAAGGTCCGCGAGGGCAGGATGGCCGCAGCCGCCACAAGCGATGCGCCGCCCAAAAGCACCGAACGGCGCGACACGCCGAGGCCGGTGGTCATGCTCTTCCTATAGTCCATGATGTTCTCCATCCCTTTTTGGAACTTCACCTGACCGGCGGATCTCGTGTGTCCTCCACCCCGCCGACCCTTTCGAAAGGCCTAGATTCTCCTGCCGGTCTCGCCGTCGAAGAGGTGCATCTTCTCGGTGTCGATCTTCAGCGAGATTTTCTCGTCGCGGCTGAGCGGCGCGCGACCCTTGAGAACCAAGGTGATGATCTGGCCGTCGAGATTGGCTGTGACCTGGGTTTCGGGGCCGGTCGGTTCGACGACCACGACCGCCGCGTTCGGCCCACGTTCAGCGACCTCCAGGTCTTCGGGGCGGATGCCTACTTCTACCTTGGACCCTGCCGTGACCTTTGTCGTCACCGGCAGCCGCGCAAGAATCTGGTTGCCCGCCGTGACGCAGACGGGGCCGGTCTCGCTGTTGGCAACAGTGCATTTCACAAGGTTCATCGCCGGCGAGCCGATGAAGCTTCCGACAAAGGAGTTGGCGGGAAAATCGTAGAGCTCGAGCGGCGTGCCGATCTGTTCGATGACGCCGGCGCGCATGACCACGATGCGATCAGCCATGGTCATCGCCTCCAGCTGATCATGGGTGACATAGATCATCGTTGCCTTAAGACGGGCGTGCAGGTCCTTGATCTCGGCGCGCATCTGCACGCGCAGCTTGGCGTCAAGGTTGGACAGCGGTTCGTCGAACAGGAAGACCTTCGGATTGCGCACGATGGCGCGCCCCATGGCGACACGCTGCTGCTGGCCGCCCGACATCTGGCGCGGATAACGATCGAGCAGCGCATCGAGCCCCAGGACCGCCGCCGCCGAAGCCACGTTTTTCGCGATCTCCGCCTTGCTCAGCCCCTGCATCTCAAGCGCAAAGCTCATATTTTCGCGCACGGTCATATGCGGGTAGAGCGCGTAATTCTGGAAGACCATCGCGATATCGCGGTCCTTCGCGGCAAGGCCGTTGACCACCTTGCCGTCGATCGCAATGTCTCCGCCCGAGATCTGCTCGAGCCCGGCGATCATGCGGAGCAGCGTAGACTTGCCGCAGCCAGATGGCCCGACAAGACTCAGAAATTCGCCGTCACGGACGTCGACATCTATGCTCTTGAGCACTGACGCCACGCCGAACGACTTGACCAGCTTGCGCACGTTAACGTTCGCCATCGGCTCCTCACCTCCTATGCGGGGTCGTCTGATTGTACTTCATCTCGGATATTTGATTGCATCCATTTGTATGAATTTTGGATACAATTATTCTGGCCTTTCGGTGCGTACTATCCGCAAGCCGAGGTCTCTCTTGGCAATAACAGTCATCTCGACCCATATCGCTCGGGTCAAAATAACTATTTTAAATTCAAAATGTTATGATTCGAGAATTCTATTCTCGCCACGAGCTCCGGGCTTGATCCGCCCCGATGAGCTCAATGGTTGCCATCATATGGTGACGGTTCGACATTCTCTCTCCTCCCGAGAAAGTGGTCTCATCGAAACGCTAGTGTATCAATATACTGTTGTCAATGGATACAAAAACTGCGACGAATTCATCCGTCACGATGCCTCGGCGAAAGCCCTGAAAGCCCGGCTGACGAAGCCGGCACACAAATCCGGAGATCGATATGCAGCCACCGATACCCGCCCTTGTCCGCTCCCTTGGGGCTCTCGATGGCATCCTGCGCAAAGGCGAGCGCTTTTGTCTCGAAAACGGGGTCCATGCTTCCGAGTTGCTTGAGGCACGCATCGCGCCGACCATGAAGCCGCTGACGCACCAGATCAGGCTGTGCTGTAATCATGCGTCCGTAGCAGCCTCGCTTCTGACCGGCGAAGAAGCGCTACAGATCGACGGAGCCTTTGAAACGTTCCCCGACCTGTATGCCCGCATAGCTATGGCGTTGGCCGTAATCAGCAACATCGCGCCGGAACTGTTCGAAGCTGCCGACCTGTCGTTGCAGCAGATCACCCTGGATGATGGGGTCACATCGGTGCCGGCATGCGTCTACCTGATGGAGTATGCGATGCCGAACTTCTACTTCTCCATGACCACTGCCTACAACATCCTGCGTGGCAAGGGTGTGCCCCTGGGGAAGGCAGATTTCCTTGGCAGCTAGGCTTGCACTGGGCATTGTCGGTCACAAGTCAGGGAGCTGCAGGGCCTACGGAGCGCGCGTGTAGCTTCACGGAGTTGGCAGGCGGACATTCCGGTGGGCCGCTCTGGTCGCGTTGCCAGGCCTAACGAGACCGGGCTAGGGGCCAGGAAACAGAACCCTGGAGTGGCCGGAGCGATCTCCGCCGCCGTCGTTTGAATCAGAACCGAGCCGCCCGTAGCGAAGCGGTGTTCAATCCATGACAGGCCCGTTGCGGCTTCACGCACGACGCTTCCCAGACCTCTCGCTGCGCAATTTGTGACAAATTCCACGATCGAGCTCAGAGGCTTCGCCACTGCAGAAGCGCTGAACATGAGCGGGGCTAATGTCTTTCGAATCCTCAGGGTTGCTTGACCAGATGGTGTCGTGAGCAGCTTGACCCAAGCGGAGGCGTGTCTGCCTCACATTATTCTACAGTGCTGGGTACGCAGATTGGGTACTTGGACGGGTGCGCGCTTTCTCCGCATCCGTCCTATCTGTTGTCTCTATTGATGAAAGCGCGCCTGATTTGATCCGCTGGTGGAGCTGAGGAGGATCGAACTCCTGACCTCGTCATTGCGAACGACGCGCTCTCCCAGCTGAGCTACAGCCCCGTCCAGCGGATGGCCGCATTTATTGGCGGCCGGAGCCGTCTGTCAAGCGAGCAGTTGACGTAGGGGCGACATCGCCCGCATTGGCCCCGGCGGGGCTCCGTATTTCGACGAGCACATACGTTGCCGACAATTTGGTCGAGACGGGCCGTAGAAGGCGCTGCTAATTCCAAGGGAACGGCGGCGACACTTGCGGTGGTGCGTTGGCTGTGTAACGGCGATCCCTCCTGGCGGAAGAAGCAGGTTCGGCCGGGCGGGACTTGCCGCTCTGGCCTGCAATGGCTAAATGTCGGCAATTCATTGGAGATCGGCATGCTCGCCCTCATTCAGACCATCGTTCTGGCCCTCGACCTCTACTGGTGGATCATCATCGCCTCGGCGATCTTCTCCTGGCTCTATGCTTTCAACGTGGTCAATCCGCGTAACCAGGTCGTCGGCACCATCGGCAATATGCTGTTCCGGCTGACCGAGCCGGCGCTAAGGCCGATCCGTCGCCTGATGCCAGACCTTGGCGGCATCGACATTTCGCCGATCGTGCTTCTGCTTGCGCTGTTCTTCGTCAGGCAGTTCATCCTCACCACGGTGGCTCCGCTGGTCCTCTGAACTTTTGGTGGCGGCCAGCTTCTTCAAGGGCCGTGATGACGGCGTCGAGCTTTATGTCAGGCTGACGCCGCGTTCCTCGAAGGATGCTGTCGAAGGTGTAGAGCAGGCCGCCGACGAACGCTGCCATCTCGCGGCGCGGGTGCGCGCCGTGCCAGAAAAAGGCAAGGCCAACGCAGCGCTTGAGAAGCTGCTCGCAGCCGAGTTGGGCATTCCGAGAAACTCCATAAAAGTGGTCGCCGGCGCAACGTCGCGACTGAAGACCATCCGCGTGACAGGCAACACAGGCGAACTGGCCAAGCTCATGATGGAGCTCGCCAGGCGCTGAGCCCGAGCTCTGGATAACGTGGCTTGGGCGCGACATACTCCGGTTGCATGCGCGCAGGATGTTGCGGGCATCGCAGGTTCGGAGGGAGTGCGGAATGCGGAAGCTTGTCTTGGCACTGGCGCTTGCCATGCCGTTGCACCAGGCCGTGGCCGAAGACATCTCCAGCGTCTATGTCGAGACCAGGACCGAAACGGACTGCGTGGTCTTCGACAAGGCCGGCGCCGATGACGGCGACTATGCCAACATGATCTGCCCGGGATATCGCGGCTACCCAGTGTTGGTGTTTTCAGCCGACCTCAGGGAGTCCGTGTTCTACGGTTTCCCGCCCGCCGATTTCGTCGACATCCCGTGGCAGAGCTTCGAGACGTTCAACAGAAGTGCCGGCAAGGCCGAGTGGCGCATTTCGAGCCATGACGGCAAGGTGGTCCCGTTCGCGACCATCCGCCGCTGGTACGTGCAGTCGGACCAGGCGGAGGGGGACAAGGAAATCGAGGTGCTGGTGGTGGCGAAGGTCGGGCAGCCGGGCAAGGCGGACGGCTGCGTTGTTGCATTGGTGATGGCGAGCGGCGAACCCAAGGCCAACGAGTTGGCGCGCAAGATCGCCGACGAACAGGTTCGCGACTTTGCCTGCGGCTCGGACGAAAGAGTGATCGTCGGCGATCCGATGCCGGTGTTCTACTCGGAAGGCAAGACCAAGAATTAGGGCGCGGCCGGCAATGCCGACCCGCGCCCCATGTTCACCAGACGATGCTGGACGCGAGAAGCTTTAGGCCTTCAGGGCCTTGGCGCGGTCGATGGCCTCGACGATCATCTTCTTGGCATAGGCGGCATCGTGCCAGCCGCCGATCTTGACCCACTTGCCGGGCTCGAGATCCTTGTAGTGGCCGAAGAAGTGCTCGATCTGCTGCAGCGTGATCTCGGGCAGGTCGGTGTGGTTGAAGACGTTTTCGTAGCGGCGGGTCAGCTTGGGCGACGGGACGGCGATGACCTTTTCGTCCTGGCCGGCATTGTCTTCCATGACCAGCACGCCGATCGGGCGAACGTTGATGACGCAGCCGGGAATGAGCTGGCGGGTGTTGCAGACCAGGACGTCGATCGGGTCGCCGTCGCCGGAAAGCGTGTGCGGCACGAAGCCGTAGTTACCCGGATAGTGCATCGGGGTGTAGAGGAAGCGGTCGACGACGAGCGTGCCGGCTTCCTTGTCCATCTCGTACTTGATCGGCTGGCCGCCGACAGGCACTTCGACGATCACGTTGACGTCTTCAGGCGGATTCTTGCCGATCGAAATCGCATCGATGCGCATGGGGAAGCTCCAGAATTAAAGGTGCCTCCCGATAAACGCCTTGGGCCGCGTGTGCAATGCAATATTGATATCCGCGGACTGCGACGAAAGGCTTGCTTTCCGGATCACTCCCAGACGAAAGCGACTTTCTTCAGCGCCTTGTGGTCGAAAACCTCGACACCTTCGGCAATGTCGCGGCCGCCGGCGCCGGAATAGAAGGCGAGCGCGTTGTCGTTCTCCTCGAGCGCCCAGACCACCATGCCCTTGAGGCCGTGGTCGGCGAGGCGCTGGCG
The nucleotide sequence above comes from Aminobacter aminovorans. Encoded proteins:
- a CDS encoding ABC transporter ATP-binding protein, which gives rise to MANVNVRKLVKSFGVASVLKSIDVDVRDGEFLSLVGPSGCGKSTLLRMIAGLEQISGGDIAIDGKVVNGLAAKDRDIAMVFQNYALYPHMTVRENMSFALEMQGLSKAEIAKNVASAAAVLGLDALLDRYPRQMSGGQQQRVAMGRAIVRNPKVFLFDEPLSNLDAKLRVQMRAEIKDLHARLKATMIYVTHDQLEAMTMADRIVVMRAGVIEQIGTPLELYDFPANSFVGSFIGSPAMNLVKCTVANSETGPVCVTAGNQILARLPVTTKVTAGSKVEVGIRPEDLEVAERGPNAAVVVVEPTGPETQVTANLDGQIITLVLKGRAPLSRDEKISLKIDTEKMHLFDGETGRRI
- a CDS encoding DUF1993 domain-containing protein — encoded protein: MQPPIPALVRSLGALDGILRKGERFCLENGVHASELLEARIAPTMKPLTHQIRLCCNHASVAASLLTGEEALQIDGAFETFPDLYARIAMALAVISNIAPELFEAADLSLQQITLDDGVTSVPACVYLMEYAMPNFYFSMTTAYNILRGKGVPLGKADFLGS
- a CDS encoding YggT family protein yields the protein MLALIQTIVLALDLYWWIIIASAIFSWLYAFNVVNPRNQVVGTIGNMLFRLTEPALRPIRRLMPDLGGIDISPIVLLLALFFVRQFILTTVAPLVL
- a CDS encoding DUF167 family protein, producing MAASFFKGRDDGVELYVRLTPRSSKDAVEGVEQAADERCHLAARVRAVPEKGKANAALEKLLAAELGIPRNSIKVVAGATSRLKTIRVTGNTGELAKLMMELARR
- the ppa gene encoding inorganic diphosphatase, producing MRIDAISIGKNPPEDVNVIVEVPVGGQPIKYEMDKEAGTLVVDRFLYTPMHYPGNYGFVPHTLSGDGDPIDVLVCNTRQLIPGCVINVRPIGVLVMEDNAGQDEKVIAVPSPKLTRRYENVFNHTDLPEITLQQIEHFFGHYKDLEPGKWVKIGGWHDAAYAKKMIVEAIDRAKALKA